A window of the Streptomyces formicae genome harbors these coding sequences:
- a CDS encoding potassium channel family protein translates to MARSRYLDRLRRRGVRRPSDRGAPAPRTGDSRSDLRVAVIGLGRFGCSLGAELMRRGWDVLGIDSDAAMVQRMRDVLTHAATADCTDPEALDQLGVAEFSRAVVAIGDSLEASVLVASNLADAGVPHIWAKAVSRQHGRILERVGAHHVVLPEQDMGERVAHLVTGRMLDFIEFDDDYALAKTVAPACATGRPLGELRVRATYGITVVGIKRSGEDFTYATAETVVRRGDIVIVTGRTRAVETFAELV, encoded by the coding sequence TTGGCTAGATCCCGATACCTGGACCGGCTGCGCCGCCGCGGCGTCCGGCGGCCCTCCGACCGCGGCGCCCCCGCCCCGCGTACAGGCGACTCCCGGAGCGACCTCCGGGTCGCCGTGATCGGGCTGGGACGCTTCGGATGCTCGCTCGGCGCCGAACTGATGCGCCGCGGCTGGGACGTCCTCGGCATCGACTCCGACGCCGCCATGGTGCAGCGGATGCGCGACGTACTGACCCACGCGGCCACAGCGGACTGCACCGACCCCGAGGCCCTGGACCAGCTCGGGGTCGCCGAGTTCTCCCGCGCCGTCGTCGCCATCGGCGACTCCCTGGAGGCCAGCGTCCTGGTCGCCTCCAACCTCGCCGACGCGGGTGTGCCCCACATCTGGGCCAAGGCCGTCAGCCGCCAGCACGGCAGGATCCTGGAACGGGTCGGCGCCCACCATGTGGTCCTGCCCGAGCAGGACATGGGCGAGCGGGTGGCGCACCTGGTCACCGGCCGGATGCTCGACTTCATCGAGTTCGACGACGACTATGCCCTGGCCAAGACCGTCGCACCGGCGTGCGCGACCGGACGCCCGCTCGGCGAGCTGAGGGTCCGCGCCACGTACGGCATCACCGTCGTCGGCATCAAGCGCTCCGGCGAGGACTTCACGTACGCCACCGCGGAGACGGTCGTACGCCGAGGGGACATCGTCATCGTCACCGGACGGACCCGGGCGGTGGAGACCTTCGCCGAACTCGTGTGA
- a CDS encoding NADPH-dependent FMN reductase: MPMDDAYDPAGDRPGPLRVLVFGAAMRAGSVNARLASLVARLVADTGATVDLASMRDFVMPLYDGDAEDAEGLPSGALALRDRIERCEAFVISSPEYNASVPGVLKNAIDWVSRVHPQPFKDKHALLVSASPSMVGGNRGLWALRVPLEHLGTRVYPDMFSLARAHQGFTEDGQLTDSGLQQRLAETVEAFLRLVEADMRYVCLERRWYEFLGDRTEAPITQRAED; encoded by the coding sequence ATGCCCATGGACGATGCGTACGACCCGGCAGGCGACCGTCCAGGTCCGCTGCGCGTGCTCGTCTTCGGCGCCGCGATGCGGGCCGGATCCGTGAACGCCCGCCTCGCCTCGCTCGTGGCCCGGCTGGTCGCCGACACCGGTGCCACCGTCGATCTCGCCTCGATGCGCGACTTCGTCATGCCGCTGTACGACGGTGACGCGGAGGACGCCGAGGGGCTGCCGAGCGGTGCGCTCGCGCTGCGGGACCGGATCGAGCGGTGCGAGGCGTTCGTGATCTCCTCGCCCGAGTACAACGCGTCGGTGCCGGGCGTGCTGAAGAACGCGATCGACTGGGTCTCGCGGGTCCATCCGCAGCCGTTCAAGGACAAGCACGCGCTGCTCGTCTCCGCCTCTCCGTCGATGGTGGGCGGCAACCGGGGGCTGTGGGCGCTGCGGGTGCCGCTGGAGCACCTCGGCACCCGTGTCTATCCGGACATGTTCAGCCTGGCCAGGGCCCACCAGGGCTTCACCGAGGACGGGCAGCTCACCGACTCCGGGCTCCAGCAGCGGCTCGCCGAGACCGTCGAGGCGTTCCTCCGCCTCGTCGAGGCCGACATGCGGTACGTGTGCCTGGAGCGGCGCTGGTACGAGTTCCTCGGGGACCGTACCGAGGCGCCGATCACCCAGCGGGCCGAGGACTGA
- a CDS encoding aminoglycoside phosphotransferase family protein yields MAARRMHADEAETDVSLVRRLLDAQFPQWAELPVTQVGSVGTANAMYRLGEDMVVRLPRVAGSAADVDKERTWLPRLAPPLPVAIPVPLGRGRPGEGYPWPWSVYRWLDGEPPASGRIGEAGASGESGASCESGDAGGLAEDLAEFVGALHRIDPADGPPAYRSEPLATRDAATRAAIEELAGHGYGHGTSAAASTASAAATGVWDAALRAPGWDGPPVWIHADLQPGNLLTVRGRLSAVIDFGCLGVGDPAVDLIVAWYVLPAAARGAFRAALGPWADDAAWARGRGWALSIALMELRYYRETNPVMAATARHVIGELLTDHEDDHEDDHEDEAGRTA; encoded by the coding sequence ATGGCTGCTCGCAGGATGCACGCCGACGAGGCGGAGACCGACGTCTCCCTGGTGCGACGGCTGCTGGACGCGCAGTTCCCGCAGTGGGCGGAGCTTCCCGTCACCCAGGTCGGCTCCGTCGGCACGGCCAACGCGATGTACCGGCTCGGAGAGGACATGGTCGTACGGCTGCCGCGGGTCGCCGGGTCCGCCGCCGACGTCGACAAGGAGCGCACGTGGCTGCCGCGGCTCGCCCCGCCGCTTCCGGTCGCCATTCCGGTGCCGCTGGGCAGGGGGAGGCCCGGTGAGGGCTATCCCTGGCCCTGGTCCGTCTACCGCTGGCTCGACGGCGAGCCCCCTGCCTCCGGCCGGATCGGCGAAGCCGGTGCATCGGGTGAATCCGGTGCATCCTGCGAATCCGGCGACGCGGGTGGGCTTGCGGAGGATCTGGCGGAGTTCGTCGGGGCGCTGCACCGGATCGATCCCGCGGACGGGCCTCCCGCCTATCGCAGTGAGCCGCTGGCGACACGGGATGCCGCGACGCGCGCCGCGATCGAGGAGCTGGCCGGGCACGGATACGGGCACGGCACCTCCGCAGCCGCCTCGACGGCCTCGGCCGCCGCGACCGGTGTCTGGGACGCGGCCCTGCGGGCGCCCGGATGGGACGGCCCGCCCGTCTGGATCCACGCCGACCTGCAGCCGGGGAACCTGCTGACCGTACGGGGACGGCTCAGCGCCGTCATCGACTTCGGGTGCCTGGGGGTGGGGGATCCGGCCGTCGACCTGATCGTGGCGTGGTACGTGCTGCCCGCCGCCGCACGCGGCGCCTTCCGCGCCGCGCTGGGGCCGTGGGCCGATGACGCGGCCTGGGCGCGGGGGCGCGGCTGGGCGCTGTCGATCGCGCTCATGGAGCTCCGGTACTACCGGGAGACCAACCCGGTCATGGCGGCCACCGCCCGCCACGTGATCGGTGAGCTGCTCACGGACCACGAGGACGACCACGAGGACGACCACGAGGACGAAGCCGGCCGAACGGCCTGA
- a CDS encoding RtcB family protein, whose amino-acid sequence MVRTVEKTVEVVKEGPFRFRIDRHGDMRVPGVVFASHALLPEAAGDQALLQVVNVATLPGIVMASYAMPDVHWGYGFPIGGVAATDTASGGVISPGGVGFDISCGVRLLAAGDDRDALAPHRLRRLMDELGRCIPRGAGRGAVWQVGRAELEHVLTDGARYAVERGHGVARDLWRCEDEGVLPGADPGQVSDRSVERGLGQLGSLGSGNHFLEVQAVETVYDEAAAGAMGLRERQVCVMIHCGSRGLGHQICTDHVRTMDRAMARYGIEVPDRQLACVPVDSEEGRAYLAAMAVAANYARANRQLLSEAARRAFADTVGCGLDLVYDISHNLAKLETHQVAGAPLRLCVHRKGATRALSAGHPELPRDLAGFGQPVLIPGTMGTASYVLAGVPGGGAWHSTCHGAGRVRSRHRAAREVDGQQLRSELEAQGIAVRGTSWRGLAEEAPTAYKDIDRVVEASEGAGLCRKVARLVPLGVVKG is encoded by the coding sequence GTGGTCAGGACAGTCGAGAAGACCGTCGAGGTCGTCAAGGAAGGCCCCTTCCGGTTCCGTATCGACCGGCACGGGGACATGCGCGTGCCGGGCGTGGTGTTCGCCAGCCACGCCCTGCTGCCCGAGGCCGCCGGCGACCAGGCCCTGCTCCAGGTCGTGAACGTGGCCACGCTCCCGGGGATCGTCATGGCCTCGTACGCGATGCCGGACGTGCACTGGGGCTACGGCTTCCCCATCGGCGGCGTCGCCGCGACCGACACGGCGTCCGGGGGCGTGATCTCGCCCGGCGGCGTCGGCTTCGACATCTCCTGCGGGGTGCGGCTGCTCGCGGCGGGCGACGACCGCGACGCGCTCGCTCCGCACCGCCTCCGGCGCCTGATGGACGAGCTCGGCAGGTGCATTCCCCGAGGAGCGGGGCGGGGCGCGGTGTGGCAGGTCGGCCGGGCCGAGCTGGAGCACGTCCTGACGGACGGCGCACGGTACGCGGTCGAGCGCGGGCACGGCGTCGCCCGCGACCTGTGGCGCTGCGAGGACGAAGGGGTGCTGCCCGGGGCCGACCCCGGCCAGGTCAGCGACCGCTCCGTGGAGCGCGGCCTCGGGCAGCTCGGCAGCCTGGGCTCGGGCAACCACTTCCTGGAGGTGCAGGCGGTCGAGACCGTCTACGACGAGGCCGCGGCCGGGGCGATGGGGCTGCGGGAACGGCAGGTCTGCGTGATGATCCACTGCGGCTCGCGCGGCCTCGGGCACCAGATCTGCACCGATCACGTCCGCACCATGGACCGTGCGATGGCGCGGTACGGCATCGAGGTCCCTGACCGGCAGCTCGCCTGCGTCCCCGTGGACTCGGAGGAGGGCCGCGCGTACCTGGCGGCGATGGCCGTCGCGGCCAACTACGCCCGCGCCAACCGCCAGTTGCTGTCCGAGGCGGCCCGGCGGGCCTTCGCCGACACGGTCGGCTGCGGTCTCGACCTGGTGTACGACATCTCCCACAACCTCGCCAAGCTGGAGACGCACCAGGTCGCGGGGGCCCCGCTGCGGCTGTGCGTGCACCGCAAGGGAGCCACCCGTGCCCTGTCGGCGGGCCACCCCGAACTGCCGCGCGACCTGGCCGGGTTCGGCCAGCCCGTGCTCATCCCGGGGACCATGGGCACCGCCTCGTACGTGCTGGCCGGCGTACCGGGCGGCGGGGCCTGGCACTCGACCTGCCACGGTGCCGGGCGGGTGCGCAGCAGGCACCGCGCCGCCCGGGAGGTCGACGGGCAGCAGCTGCGCTCGGAGCTGGAGGCGCAGGGGATCGCGGTACGGGGCACCTCCTGGCGCGGACTCGCCGAGGAGGCCCCGACGGCGTACAAGGACATCGACCGCGTCGTGGAGGCGAGCGAGGGCGCGGGGCTGTGCCGCAAGGTGGCCCGGCTGGTCCCGCTGGGGGTCGTCAAGGGCTGA
- a CDS encoding creatininase family protein encodes MKGPHAGAPVRGLLPLDTTLDAGAGRAGAAVLPIGSFEQHGPYLPLMTDTLIACAIAREVAAAYPVLRLPPVTVSCSHEHAAWPGTVSISAATLYAVVRDIADSLRRSGVGSLILINGHGGNYVLRNIVQESAGSTGSAGSAGSAGSGTRMALFPGPSDWSAARHRAGVRTPSHSDMHAGELETSILLHEDPELVRSGHMTSDFLADDREHFLTLGLRAYTETGVIGRPSLATAEKGKELLAGLTESFAGYFSLLAPAESTDPAPGEAR; translated from the coding sequence ATGAAAGGCCCGCACGCGGGAGCCCCGGTACGGGGACTTCTGCCGCTGGACACGACGCTGGACGCGGGCGCGGGGCGGGCCGGTGCCGCGGTCCTGCCCATCGGCAGCTTCGAGCAACACGGGCCGTATCTCCCCCTGATGACGGACACGCTCATAGCCTGCGCCATCGCCCGGGAGGTCGCCGCCGCGTATCCGGTCCTCCGGCTGCCCCCGGTGACGGTGTCCTGCTCGCACGAGCACGCGGCCTGGCCGGGGACCGTGAGCATTTCCGCCGCGACGCTGTACGCCGTCGTGCGGGACATCGCCGATTCGCTGCGCCGCTCCGGCGTCGGCAGTCTGATCCTGATCAACGGCCACGGCGGAAACTACGTCCTGCGCAACATCGTCCAGGAGTCCGCAGGTTCCACGGGGTCCGCCGGGTCCGCCGGGTCTGCCGGGAGCGGCACGCGCATGGCGCTTTTCCCGGGGCCGTCCGACTGGAGTGCGGCAAGGCACCGCGCGGGTGTGCGGACGCCGTCGCACAGCGATATGCACGCCGGTGAGTTGGAGACGTCCATCCTGCTGCACGAGGATCCGGAACTCGTCCGCTCCGGCCATATGACCTCCGATTTCCTCGCCGACGACCGCGAGCATTTCCTGACCCTGGGATTGCGTGCCTATACGGAGACCGGAGTGATCGGCCGGCCGTCCTTGGCAACCGCCGAGAAGGGCAAGGAATTGCTCGCCGGACTCACCGAATCGTTCGCCGGGTATTTCTCGCTGCTGGCCCCCGCGGAATCCACGGACCCGGCGCCGGGGGAGGCACGGTGA
- a CDS encoding TrkH family potassium uptake protein: protein MAVSATKGHGMHRTRWAALLAHPARVVVGAFAAAIAFGTALLVLPVSAANGLPTGVVPAVFTATGAMSGGLSLVDTGTHWSLFGELVVLGLIQFGGFGIMAFASLLGLLVSGRLRLSLQLTAQAETRSLGIGDVRRVLLGIARITAAVELTAAVWLALRFHFGQGQPIGQAAYSGLFHAVSAFNNAGFGLRQDNLVGYASDFWVLAPIALACILGSIGFPVLLELLRSRRRGTFARSARHWSLHTRLTLFTTAVLLAAGSVLTWLLEWTNPGTLAPLAWPDKLMNGFFNAVTARTAGFNSVDVGEMRPATLLVTTVLMFIGGGSASTAGGIKVTTFALLAAAILAEARGDTAVEVMGRRVAPGVVRQALTVALLGVGAVMLATIIVLTISDESMEAVLFETTSAFGTCGLTTGITADLPVAGQLVLIALMFVGRLGPITLASALALRERGRRYQLPEERPVIG, encoded by the coding sequence GTGGCGGTGTCGGCGACGAAGGGACACGGCATGCACCGCACGCGATGGGCCGCGCTGCTGGCCCATCCCGCGCGGGTGGTGGTCGGCGCCTTCGCCGCGGCCATCGCGTTCGGTACCGCGCTGCTCGTCCTCCCCGTGTCGGCGGCGAACGGGCTGCCGACCGGCGTGGTGCCCGCCGTGTTCACCGCGACCGGCGCGATGTCCGGCGGGCTGTCCCTCGTCGACACGGGCACTCACTGGAGCCTGTTCGGCGAACTGGTGGTGCTCGGCCTCATCCAGTTCGGCGGCTTCGGCATCATGGCGTTCGCCTCCCTCCTCGGGCTGCTGGTCTCCGGCCGGCTCCGGCTGAGCCTTCAGCTGACCGCGCAGGCCGAGACGAGGAGCCTGGGCATCGGGGACGTCCGCAGAGTGCTGCTCGGCATCGCCCGGATCACCGCCGCCGTGGAGCTCACGGCCGCCGTCTGGCTGGCGCTGCGCTTCCACTTCGGCCAGGGGCAGCCGATCGGGCAGGCGGCGTACTCCGGGCTGTTCCACGCGGTCTCCGCCTTCAACAACGCCGGATTCGGACTGCGTCAGGACAACCTCGTCGGCTACGCCTCCGACTTCTGGGTCCTGGCGCCGATCGCGCTGGCCTGCATCCTCGGCAGCATCGGCTTCCCGGTCCTGCTCGAACTGCTGCGCAGCCGCCGCCGGGGTACGTTCGCCCGCTCCGCCCGCCACTGGTCGCTGCACACCCGGCTCACGCTGTTCACCACCGCCGTACTGCTCGCCGCCGGCAGCGTCCTCACCTGGCTGCTGGAGTGGACCAACCCCGGCACGCTCGCCCCGCTCGCCTGGCCGGACAAGCTCATGAACGGCTTCTTCAACGCCGTCACCGCCCGTACGGCGGGCTTCAACAGCGTCGACGTCGGGGAGATGCGGCCCGCGACCCTGCTCGTGACCACCGTCCTGATGTTCATCGGCGGCGGCAGCGCGAGCACCGCGGGCGGCATCAAGGTCACCACCTTCGCCCTGCTCGCCGCCGCGATCCTGGCCGAGGCCCGCGGCGACACGGCGGTGGAGGTGATGGGCCGCCGGGTCGCGCCCGGCGTCGTGCGCCAGGCGCTGACCGTCGCCCTGCTGGGCGTGGGCGCGGTGATGCTCGCCACCATCATCGTGCTCACGATCAGCGACGAGTCGATGGAGGCGGTCCTCTTCGAGACCACCTCGGCGTTCGGCACCTGCGGACTGACCACGGGCATCACCGCCGATCTGCCGGTCGCCGGGCAACTCGTCCTGATCGCCCTGATGTTCGTCGGCCGACTCGGCCCGATCACCCTCGCCTCCGCGCTCGCGCTGCGCGAACGCGGCCGCCGCTACCAGCTGCCCGAGGAGCGACCCGTCATTGGCTAG
- a CDS encoding archease codes for MGRGHLARPGGHRSVPHTADLRVEAWAPTREDCLAHAVRGVAEAFADLGGAAVTRTRDVMIRAERDEELLVALLEEFVYWLDTAGEVPVDVEITPVRGGLQVGFQVADVDALPLIGAVPKAVTLHELAFARGPEGWRCSVTLDV; via the coding sequence ATGGGACGGGGACACCTTGCCCGGCCGGGCGGGCACCGCAGTGTTCCGCACACCGCTGACCTGCGGGTCGAGGCATGGGCCCCGACACGTGAGGACTGCCTGGCGCACGCGGTGCGCGGCGTCGCCGAGGCGTTCGCCGACCTCGGCGGGGCGGCGGTCACCCGCACACGGGATGTGATGATCCGGGCGGAGCGTGACGAGGAGCTTCTGGTGGCCCTGCTGGAGGAGTTCGTCTACTGGCTCGACACCGCGGGCGAGGTGCCGGTCGACGTCGAGATCACCCCGGTCCGGGGCGGGTTGCAGGTGGGCTTCCAGGTCGCGGACGTCGACGCGCTGCCGCTGATCGGCGCGGTGCCGAAGGCCGTGACCCTGCATGAGCTGGCGTTCGCCCGCGGGCCCGAGGGCTGGCGCTGCTCGGTGACGCTGGACGTGTAG
- the ribA gene encoding GTP cyclohydrolase II, giving the protein MTDSYGVHRDGARSTGTERMATVQLSTEYGVFLAVGYLDRKSGDEHMALVYGDIEGDDALTRVHSECLTGDAFGSRHCECGDQLSAALRAIVREGRGALVYLQGHEGRGIGLLAKLRAMQLQAEGMDTVEANLALGLPADARDYRVAADILHDLGVRSVRLLSNNPRKREALLRHGIKVTEQVPLLTTPREENIFYLRTKRERFGHHLPHLDLELGLELGLDRAADQS; this is encoded by the coding sequence ATGACAGACAGCTATGGCGTACACCGCGACGGTGCTCGTTCAACCGGCACCGAACGCATGGCAACTGTCCAACTCTCCACCGAATACGGTGTTTTTCTCGCCGTCGGTTATCTGGACCGGAAAAGCGGGGACGAACACATGGCGCTGGTGTACGGCGACATCGAGGGGGACGATGCGCTCACCCGTGTGCATTCGGAGTGTCTGACGGGCGACGCGTTCGGTTCCCGGCACTGCGAGTGCGGGGACCAGTTGTCCGCGGCGCTGCGCGCCATCGTGCGCGAAGGGCGCGGCGCGCTCGTCTATCTCCAGGGCCACGAGGGGCGGGGGATCGGCCTGTTGGCGAAACTCCGGGCGATGCAGCTCCAGGCGGAGGGGATGGACACCGTCGAGGCCAATCTCGCGCTCGGGCTGCCGGCGGACGCCCGCGACTACCGGGTGGCGGCGGACATCCTCCACGACCTCGGTGTGCGATCCGTACGGCTGCTGTCCAACAACCCGCGCAAGCGCGAGGCGTTGCTGCGGCACGGCATCAAGGTCACCGAACAGGTGCCGCTGCTGACGACGCCCCGCGAGGAGAACATCTTCTATCTGCGCACGAAGCGGGAGCGCTTCGGGCACCACCTTCCGCACCTGGACCTGGAGCTGGGTCTGGAGCTGGGTCTGGACCGCGCGGCCGACCAGTCCTGA
- a CDS encoding PP2C family protein-serine/threonine phosphatase: MPYVAVTALSDVGLIRDHNEDSLVVGPWTLCGTVTENPQTLLFALGTPLVVAVADGLGGQPAGEVASALVVRRLASLGPSLDGEDAVRDAMDLCNRSVYAVADGDPELTTMGTTVAGAVVLADSLLTFNVGDSKVYDLAPDGLRQVSVDDSPPPAPGRRTTSAVTQTLGGSPVFSPVTAHVSAAPLTTGTRYLVCSDGLTDPVPDDEVEKLLRAHDDGRAAYELWKAAMEAGGPDNITLAVVRIGE; encoded by the coding sequence GTGCCGTACGTAGCTGTCACCGCTCTGAGCGATGTCGGACTGATACGGGACCACAACGAGGACAGCCTCGTCGTCGGACCGTGGACCCTGTGCGGCACCGTGACCGAGAACCCCCAGACGCTCCTCTTCGCCCTCGGCACACCGCTCGTCGTCGCGGTCGCCGACGGCCTCGGCGGGCAGCCCGCCGGGGAGGTGGCGAGTGCGCTGGTCGTCCGGCGGCTCGCCTCGCTGGGCCCCTCGCTCGACGGCGAGGACGCCGTCCGCGACGCCATGGACCTGTGCAACCGCTCGGTGTACGCGGTCGCGGACGGCGATCCGGAGCTGACCACCATGGGGACCACGGTCGCGGGTGCCGTCGTGCTGGCCGACTCGCTGCTGACGTTCAACGTCGGCGACAGCAAGGTGTACGACCTCGCGCCGGACGGACTGCGCCAGGTCAGCGTGGACGACAGCCCGCCCCCCGCGCCGGGACGGCGCACCACGTCGGCCGTGACGCAGACGCTCGGCGGCAGCCCCGTCTTCAGCCCCGTCACGGCGCACGTCTCGGCCGCCCCGCTCACCACCGGGACCCGCTATCTGGTCTGCTCCGACGGGCTGACCGACCCGGTGCCGGACGACGAGGTGGAGAAGCTGCTGAGGGCGCACGACGACGGCAGGGCCGCCTACGAGCTGTGGAAGGCCGCGATGGAGGCGGGCGGTCCGGACAACATCACGCTCGCGGTGGTGCGGATCGGCGAATAG
- a CDS encoding helix-turn-helix domain-containing protein: MGGVEPSSAIARALTEVGPRLKRLRTQRGVTLAALSEATGISTSTLSRLESGQRRPSLELLLPISQAHQVPLDELVGAPEVGDPRVRLTPTVVHGSTVVPLTRQPGPLQTFKMIIPASRSTPDPRTHEGYEWLYVLAGRLRLVLADHDLLLGAGEAAEFDTRLPHWFGSTGDGPVEILSLFGRQGERMHVRARPGSGEPRTAGPGLARR, encoded by the coding sequence ATGGGCGGTGTGGAACCCTCGTCCGCCATCGCCCGCGCCCTGACCGAGGTCGGTCCCCGGCTCAAACGCCTGCGCACCCAGCGCGGAGTGACCCTGGCCGCGCTCTCCGAGGCCACCGGCATCTCCACGAGCACCCTGTCCCGCCTGGAGTCGGGGCAGCGCCGCCCCAGCCTGGAGCTGCTGCTCCCCATCTCCCAGGCCCACCAGGTCCCCCTGGACGAACTGGTCGGCGCGCCCGAGGTCGGCGACCCCCGGGTCCGTCTCACGCCCACGGTGGTGCACGGGAGCACGGTGGTCCCGCTGACCCGCCAGCCGGGCCCGCTCCAGACCTTCAAGATGATCATCCCGGCGTCCCGCAGCACCCCCGATCCCCGCACGCACGAGGGCTACGAGTGGCTCTATGTGCTCGCCGGACGGCTGCGGCTCGTCCTGGCCGACCACGACCTGCTGCTGGGCGCGGGGGAGGCGGCCGAGTTCGACACCCGGCTCCCGCACTGGTTCGGCAGCACCGGTGACGGTCCCGTCGAGATCCTCAGCCTCTTCGGCCGCCAGGGCGAGCGCATGCACGTCCGGGCGCGGCCCGGCAGCGGCGAGCCCCGGACCGCCGGCCCGGGGCTCGCTCGGAGGTGA
- a CDS encoding DoxX family protein has translation MTSPTERPHRRRDALTARPASGAVGAGDVGMLLLRLAVGLIMAGHGAQKLFGLFGGPGLEATGKGFAAMGYEPGAFFAALTGISELLGGLGLAAGLLTPLAAAAVIGVMMNAMSVAPQLSLWPAGPPAFAYPMLLAVAALTIAAVGPGRLSLDTFFPWRDGGWVPMAFALLLGGLGAALVLAL, from the coding sequence ATGACTTCCCCCACAGAGCGGCCCCACCGCCGCCGCGACGCCCTCACCGCGCGGCCCGCGTCGGGGGCGGTGGGCGCCGGCGACGTGGGGATGCTCCTCCTCCGGCTGGCCGTGGGTCTGATCATGGCGGGCCACGGCGCCCAGAAGCTGTTCGGCCTCTTCGGCGGGCCGGGCCTGGAGGCCACCGGGAAGGGCTTCGCCGCGATGGGGTACGAACCCGGCGCCTTCTTCGCCGCCCTGACCGGGATCTCCGAACTCCTCGGCGGCCTGGGACTGGCCGCCGGGCTGCTCACCCCGCTCGCCGCGGCGGCCGTGATCGGGGTCATGATGAACGCCATGTCGGTCGCCCCCCAGCTGAGCCTGTGGCCGGCCGGGCCTCCGGCGTTCGCGTACCCCATGCTGCTCGCCGTCGCCGCCCTGACCATCGCCGCCGTGGGCCCCGGGCGCCTCTCTCTCGACACCTTCTTCCCCTGGCGGGACGGCGGATGGGTCCCGATGGCCTTCGCGCTGCTCCTGGGCGGCCTCGGAGCGGCGCTGGTCCTGGCGCTGTAG
- a CDS encoding glutathione-independent formaldehyde dehydrogenase codes for MKAVVYKGPFTVAVEDVDKPTIEHPNDVVVRITSTAICGSDLHMYEGRTAAEPGIVFGHENMGIIEETGQGVMSLKEGDRVVMPFNVACGFCTNCNEGFTGFCQTVNPGFAGGAYGYVAMGPWPGGQAEYLRVPYADFNCLKLPPGNEHETDFMLLADIFPTGYHGCELAQVRPGESVAVYGGGPVGLMAAYSAMLRGARKVFVVDRVPERLEKAREIGAVPINFAEGDPVQQIKDQTDGVGTDKGVDAVGYQATAHGTDREEPATVLNSLVGTVRATGMLGVPGLYVPSDPGGPDEQAQHGMLLVSIGKMFEKGLKMGTGQCNVKRYNRYLRDMIIEDRAKPSFVVSHELPLDQAPSAYDKFDKRIEGYTKVVLHP; via the coding sequence ATGAAGGCCGTCGTGTACAAGGGACCGTTCACCGTGGCGGTCGAGGATGTCGACAAGCCCACGATCGAGCACCCGAACGACGTCGTCGTACGCATCACGTCGACCGCGATATGCGGCTCCGACCTGCACATGTACGAGGGCCGTACCGCGGCCGAGCCCGGCATCGTGTTCGGGCACGAGAACATGGGGATCATCGAGGAGACCGGTCAGGGCGTCATGTCCCTCAAGGAAGGCGACCGGGTGGTCATGCCCTTCAACGTCGCCTGCGGATTCTGCACCAACTGCAACGAGGGATTCACCGGCTTCTGCCAGACCGTGAACCCCGGTTTCGCCGGCGGCGCCTACGGCTACGTGGCGATGGGCCCCTGGCCCGGCGGCCAGGCGGAATACCTGCGCGTGCCCTATGCCGACTTCAACTGCCTGAAGCTCCCGCCGGGAAACGAGCACGAGACGGACTTCATGCTGCTCGCCGACATCTTCCCCACCGGCTACCACGGCTGTGAGCTCGCCCAGGTGCGCCCGGGCGAGAGCGTCGCGGTGTACGGCGGCGGGCCGGTCGGGCTCATGGCCGCGTACTCGGCGATGCTGCGCGGCGCACGGAAGGTGTTCGTCGTGGACCGGGTCCCGGAGCGGCTGGAGAAGGCCAGGGAGATCGGCGCGGTCCCGATCAACTTCGCCGAGGGCGACCCCGTCCAGCAGATCAAGGACCAGACCGACGGCGTCGGCACGGACAAGGGCGTGGATGCCGTCGGCTACCAGGCGACGGCCCACGGCACGGACCGCGAGGAACCGGCGACCGTCCTCAACTCGCTGGTCGGCACGGTACGGGCCACCGGGATGCTCGGCGTACCCGGTCTGTACGTACCGTCGGACCCGGGCGGCCCGGACGAGCAGGCCCAGCACGGCATGCTCCTCGTCTCGATCGGCAAGATGTTCGAGAAGGGCCTGAAGATGGGCACGGGGCAGTGCAATGTGAAGCGCTACAACCGCTACCTGCGCGACATGATCATCGAGGACCGTGCCAAGCCGAGCTTCGTCGTCTCGCACGAGCTCCCGCTGGACCAGGCGCCGTCGGCGTACGACAAGTTCGACAAGCGGATCGAGGGCTACACGAAAGTCGTGCTGCACCCGTAG